The following proteins come from a genomic window of Gallalistipes aquisgranensis:
- a CDS encoding glycoside hydrolase family 88/105 protein: MKIFRNRFRTGVATLAALGAGLCAQAQIEPRSWVDSVARYGMERFLPADEYKWDWGQATLLNSVVHLYREAAPDRRKPYLDYVRTAMDRTLPVANGKHPNAVASAHGMAFLAGVLKDPVYKEKTKAIYTDYLLAPRASNGGVSHRAETVEFWDDTIYMLGMFFFELYRQTGDERYIEAFMEQYYAHQQKLSDPKTGLWVHGWDADDEDYDDRCSQPGWPDRTTRRSHEVWGRGNGWIVMALADGLNTVPRNSRHWKEMAGELKRMVAVLPSLQDGETGMWYQLPLRAGEEGNFLESSCTAMFGYGMVLGMKYGVLKKKTYKPVVDRIYEGLRRHAMVREGGAYLAPDRVCLGTCIGDKEYYFKRKVGQGVNYAIGAYVMFGLEYEKFCGLR, translated from the coding sequence ATGAAAATTTTTCGAAACAGATTCAGAACAGGGGTTGCGACCCTTGCCGCACTGGGTGCGGGACTTTGCGCACAGGCGCAGATCGAGCCCCGCTCGTGGGTGGATTCGGTGGCGAGGTACGGCATGGAGAGATTTCTGCCTGCCGACGAATACAAATGGGACTGGGGACAGGCCACCCTGCTCAACTCTGTGGTTCACCTTTATCGGGAAGCGGCCCCCGACCGGCGGAAACCCTATCTCGATTATGTCAGGACGGCCATGGACCGTACGCTTCCGGTGGCCAACGGCAAGCATCCGAATGCCGTGGCTTCGGCCCACGGCATGGCTTTTCTGGCGGGTGTCCTGAAGGACCCCGTGTATAAGGAGAAGACGAAGGCGATCTATACGGATTACCTGCTCGCTCCCCGGGCATCGAACGGAGGCGTGTCGCACCGGGCCGAAACGGTCGAATTCTGGGATGACACGATCTACATGCTCGGTATGTTTTTCTTCGAGCTTTACCGTCAGACCGGGGATGAACGGTACATAGAGGCTTTCATGGAGCAGTATTACGCCCATCAGCAGAAGCTGTCCGATCCGAAGACCGGTCTGTGGGTGCACGGTTGGGATGCCGACGACGAGGATTACGACGACCGTTGCAGCCAGCCGGGCTGGCCCGACCGGACGACCCGCCGCAGCCATGAAGTCTGGGGCCGCGGCAACGGGTGGATCGTGATGGCCCTGGCCGACGGACTGAATACCGTGCCCCGGAACAGCCGCCACTGGAAGGAGATGGCCGGCGAACTCAAAAGGATGGTCGCCGTCCTGCCTTCGTTGCAGGACGGGGAGACGGGTATGTGGTATCAGCTTCCCCTGCGGGCCGGCGAAGAGGGCAATTTCCTCGAGAGCTCCTGTACGGCGATGTTCGGGTACGGCATGGTGCTCGGCATGAAATACGGCGTGCTGAAAAAGAAGACCTACAAACCGGTCGTGGACCGCATCTACGAAGGGCTGCGCCGTCATGCCATGGTCCGCGAAGGGGGAGCTTACCTGGCTCCCGACCGTGTGTGCCTGGGAACCTGCATCGGCGACAAGGAGTATTATTTCAAACGCAAGGTGGGGCAGGGCGTGAACTATGCGATCGGTGCCTATGTCATGTTCGGCCTCGAATACGAAAAATTCTGCGGGCTGAGATAG